catataagagcatctccaaggggctctctaaacaagctcttaaatcaaaatttaaagagcaaatcaaaatttagtgctccaatAGGCTcttagatgctctttaaaaatttaggagctTATCATATCTCCTCTATTTTAAAGAGCATGTAAGAGCTCTTAACTTCTTTTTgatgaatataatattgatcTCACTTCAACTTTATCTCCAacaattctctctttttacttttctctctcatttatatgaataaaatatgaataaggaacaagtataaagaggagcattggagttgaaatctTTTTCAATGTCTTAACTCACTAAGAGCCaaatatctttatatttatataaaggaggttcCTCACATGCTGACATGGCACGCTTGATAGCTCTTCTTTCCCATTAtcttcttttctgaatttttgcatttttaaattaaattaaaattaaaattgaaatataaaaggGTAATGGAAAGATGAACAGCCACCTATATAAAAAGACAAATGATCGCTTAATAGATGTGTATCTCTTCAGTGTCCTTTAGTTTTGCCTCTTCGtatcaaatcaatcaaaatctctGGTCATATATGCACACACACTATTTCAACTCAATATCCCAAGTAAAACTGATCATGCCAAGATGATACTCCGAGGCTGCTTCCCGATGCGTTTCTTGATGCCAAAATGGTTGCAATATATGAGTGTGGCTGCCAAAATGGTTGCAATGTGTGATAGTTACGGTGAAGTTAGTTATGTAGCCAAACTGTTTGACGGAATTACTCAACCATCTGTTTTTAATTCAAGTTCACATCTCAAAGCTAGCATCAAAAAGATTTCAGCCGCGTCCACTGCTCTGATCCTGATGGTGCCGATTCTTCCAAGGTCTGTATATATCTTGATTTTTATCCTCATTATTTTGGTcaattatgtttattatttttaagattttgagTGTCTTTTACGTTAGCTTTATGAGCTTGAGGGTTTTGTTTAAAATGATATCCTTCTCAAGAAACTCAAGAATATCTGCAAACCCGATTGCTAAACTCGAGGAACTTTACCAGATTTTGTGAGAAGATATATAGAATGGCAGAAGGAGGATCTGATTATTGTTCTAAAAAATCTGATGATTTCTGTGGAGGTGCTGCTATTGAGGTAAAGATTCATTCTCTTATGATACCAATTGAAGTCTGGAATTACATTGCTGAGACTTTTTTGTTTTGTGATGTTTCATTATACCAACTGATTTTCTCCTGTCATATGTTAAATTCCTGCGAAATGGGGTAAAATTTGAGTATTTAAAATCCGTGGTTTATGATTGTGTGTGTTAATTTTccaagtttaattcaaaatatttgaaattctgCTTCCATCCATTGGGGATTTATGAAAGCCGAAAGCATATGTTTTGTTTAGCTTTCGCACAGGTGGATGTGCGGAAACAGATTTGTTTGCCTAGGAACTAGGCTGATGCAACTCATGGAGAGAAGGTTTACGTtgatttattcatttattatattttttatcagtTTTATTACGTGTTATTGTATTTTTTTCCCAGTTTTGTTGATGTGATCTTTCAAATTTATGCTCACTTTTTTGTTGATCAGGTTTGTGAATTCGTTGCCACCCTGAAGTTTTTTGACAGATTTGTTTCGTTAGAGCAAGAGCTTGCTCAAATTAAAACTTCCGCTGTATCAAATGGATCCACAAAGGTATCTTCTTATTATTGTTGCATATAAACATTACCACAtatgtaattttgtaaaaaatcttAAAGCTCACGAAATTTTGtcaatgttttttttatatgattcaGTATACCGGCGGTTCATATGGAGCTGATAATGCTATGCAAGATGAAGATTCCAAGTAAGATCATCTTCCTATTTATCCTATTGCAATATGATAACTATAAGTTCCTCCGGAGCAACTATTTGTCTTGCTGATGACAGGGATCATCTTAAGCATGTCTTGGaaactcaaaaaaaattgtactcCGGGAAGAAGAGGCAATAGCTTATGCTGATGCTTTTGGAGCTTCGCATTTAAGGTAGCAATTACCAGTGTTGTAgttatttgattttgaattttcagGCACAACCTGTTAAcctaaaaaaatttgtttatttgAGTTTAGATTACAAGATTACACCAAGGTCTTAACTAATTCCTTAGCCTTCGGAGGTATGATTACTTGTGCTACTTTTCCAACTCAGGGTAGCATATCTACACTTCAAGGCATTATGCAATAAAAAGAATGGTGACGGCTTGTGGAGGGACAACATACCAAGAATGCCGGCTTTGTGTCATAGGTCCAGAATTCATGATTAATGTCCAGGATGGCAGCCTCTTTACAGGGGAACCAACTGAACCAATCGATGTATCAGCATCAAAATCGACTACAAGTCATGCTAATTTCAACAATAACCAAGGTAATTCGAATTTCTGTTTCTGTATAATCTGATAagcttgtgtatatatatttactctATTTGTTTCATTGTGATTTAAACTTTAAACTTTGTCTGAAAATGGTTGGAGCTATACACGACTAGACTGGAAAACAAGATGTTGCTATACAAGACCAAATTAGCATATAGGATGGATCGTTGCTACCAACTTTGCTGTCCAGTTTGGTGTCTTAGTTTGTAGCGCTGTTAATATTTTACTGTTAATCTTTTCTACGGCACAATCAGGGTAGCTTATAACATGGATTATTACACTCACTTTTGTTACGGGGTTTACTATTTTTGCTTATAGGAATAGATGACCAAAGTATAGCATCAGGTAAAGTCCTTTCGTGACCAGTAGTTGTGATACCTTGTGTGAATTATGTTATGTGATGAGCTTGAACGTGTTTACATCCTGTACGTATTTAGGTTTTGCGAGATGTTCGGTCTCTTTTCTCTAGGCAAAGGCTGGCTTTTAAGAAGCTGACTACATGCTTGTAAATTTGATTGTGCTTTTTTGTTTGGTTTTCTTTACCGAGTATACCAAAGAAAATGTGTTCTCTTAATGGCAGGACCCTCTACATGTTTTAAGCGTGACAAGATTACGTTGTATTATGCGTGGTCTAGATTTGAAAATGTATCTCTTGCTACTAATATTGATTCCTACACATGTGCCTTTGGTTTATATATGCACGCTCAAAAAGTTACATTACATACTTGtaaatttgatttttcttttctgtttcGTATTCTTTACAAAGTGTACTAAAGAAAATGTATTATCTTAATGACAGGATCCTCTATGTGTTTTAAGCATGACAAGATTAAGTATTATGCAAggtctcactaaattcttcaaCCCTAAGAGTTCAGGAAGTAATATGCAAAGGTGCCAACCTATTCAATATGCTTCCTGAGCAATATATCTTTAAGGAAATCATCAGGATTATGGGTCCTATACCACATTCTTACTCCGCTTTCTATCTTACAACAAATCTTTTGGAGAATTCCAATAAATACAAGTTCCGTTCGCCAGGAAATTACACAAGAAAAGACGGTGGCTGATAACTTCTCAAGGGCATCTGCTTCGTCCACTTCTGAGAAAATTGAAGATGCAGCTAACATGATTGTAAagggttttttttttggtcCGATTAGCAGATGACTCCAATATGATCTTCATTTCATTCTTCAAAAACATTCCGAAGATTCTATAAATTCTGGAGTGCGATtcgtataattgtatataacaTCAAGAGAGTTGGTTTTGAGTTAGGAATGAGCAGCACCCCCTGTAACAGTGGAATGTTTCCAGGGAATGACTGTGCTGCTATGGCCGGTGTTTTACTGTCTCATGCATCTCTCAAGactttttatccaatttttctatttttctatgcattgttgttttttgtttgtgtgtCAAGGATTTAAATTAAACATATGTTTCTTTTAATAGGTGTTGAAGGTTAGAGTTTAAAAgaaagttatatttttttatatttcaacaaCAAACATCAAATGAAAAGGATTAGAGATTGTAGAAAATAAAgacctttttaaaatattttatattctacGTGGTTCTCACTCGCGCGAAGCGCGTTTTTTTCactagttatattatattttaaagagtgatgtaagagcaccattggagatACTCTAAGTAGGTAAAATGATAATGGTAGAAAGGATAATGGTGGAACATATCGTGATGAGTGGCATAATGATTTTCACCTTTTCAACTTCCATCACAGTAAAAACTAATCGAGATTTTTAACTTCATTGAAACTATTTCACCGACTTCTACATACATGTACATACACATGTATACTCAGTCTTacatatttgtgtaataagagaattaaaattCATGAAATTGAGTTTTTTCATGTTGATTGGATTCATAAATGAAATTGGTGACAGGTCTATAATCATTGTGTGGGATTGATGTTTGGGCTGTGGTTGGTTGATAAAGAGTTGGTGACAAGAGATCAAGATATATAAATGGAAAAAGAGTTAGAGAGAAGCATAGAGACTGAGCTGTGGAGTCTTGACCAATAATGAGTTCAATATGTTGTCAGTCTTGTTGATTGCTTAGTCTATTTTCCAGTTGTTTTGTGATATTAGTACTAGATCGTAGGGGCGCTCATCTTTGCGACCTTTACAACCGGTTGCAACTTTTTatagaattaaataaaattctagcagttttcttaaaattatatttgtagttgcatatatgtttACTAGCAGTTGCAGATAAAGTTGCAAATGTAAcaagtatttttgcaaaaaaaattctgaaaatgatatttttgcaaaaatattttaaaaaatacaatatttttacaaaaaaaaactttCTCAACTCTGGTATTTGTGAGAAAAAACCTCTTTATTTTTTGGTTAGAGTGTACACAACAAGTATAAAAATACAATCTAGAAAATAGTGTGCTTACTagaaaaattttattattaaaccaAAATACATGTAAAGGTATTCTCATATTAGAGATTTTCAGATTGAAATTAAACCATGATtatatatcaattaaaataCATGTAGACAAGAGAAGTTTCACGGGTGTGGACAAGATCTCTAAGATTCAAGTTAGACAAcattaaaagaaaattcaagaaaatttacatgttggaaaagatgaagaaattgaaatCATAGCTCtatatgatattgtccgctttggGTTTAGCCCGCACAGTTTTGTTTTTGGGCACCTCCCAAAATGCCTCAAGTTATTGGAGTTGTTCTGACGGCGGCTTATATTCTAGTTTTTTACCCCTACCACAaccgatgtgggacaactcctaacaaTATTAATATGCTTCTTTAACTTGCTAATTAACATGTGCACACGATATAACTTTTTTGACTTATGGACAAAGTGAAAATACATGTCAATATGTGGACTTCACAATAAGTATATCTATGAGCAATCGTTGATAAGTTGAAATTACTATATAACATTCATGAGACTTCTCGATAAAGGCTTTTCCAGACTCCTCGACATGTAGTAAGTTTGGAATTCTCAATATCTCActcaacaaaattttcaattctACAAGTTTCTTCTTCTAAGAAggcgtttggttcatggttaatgagtcaGTTAATGAGAATCAAAATCTTAAAGACAAATGTTATCGTTTAGATTAGTAATTTTATAACATGGAATGAGAATTCCAATCCCACTTAGAGGGTAAATCATTCCTTACACTCTCTTTGCGGTACTCATTCCCATACccttcatactcattcctgatTCTCATTCTCACTCACAATCCAAATGCCCCTAAGTTTTATTTCCAAATTTTGAGACATGAGTCATACTTAAACTTCTTTCAGAATATGGATGATAGTCGCTCAAGCTTGGATCGGGTTTCGAGAAATCTTATAATTgggttttgaaataaaataaagtccaaaatttaatatctaaagAAAAATGCATTGAGTTTCGAATCGGAtagatttttttagttattaaaaagttgaaaataatgTAGTTAAGTTCAATATTATAAGAGCAAACAATATTAGTTACTTGTTTAACTTCAGTGAGCAACTTGATACTTAACCTCTTTTTATTATAGAGTCATTATGACTTGTATTTAGACTTGTTGTTATAAATGCATGACTTGTACCAACAAAGATTTTGTACAATTTAAAGATAAGATCTCAATTTAATACTTGGAGATAGTAAATTTTTCATTCAATACTAGTTCATGTACCTTTATTTATTCATCTATCATTATTTATATAAGGGAAAGCCATAACATTTTTGTGAGAACACATTTCATAATCTACTAAATTGAGAATTCAAAGTTATAAGAACATAATAACCCATATAATTACATGTTTCATGGCAAAAGTAGAAACAATcaagtatatttttttagttattttctCCCTTCTTCTCTTTGGCAAAGGTATTCTTGATTTCAATGTGTAATAGCAATTTGTCATTCCATATactttgttaattattaattattaagtaGATTTCTATATAAGTGCATCATTCTATTTTTGAATGTTGCGTTGTGGTTTCCATTGAGCATAACTAACATATACttatattatgtaaaaaaaaacatgtacctagattttgattaaatttatatcttttcaaaagttttcaaatttattaacttGACATATacttaacaaaatttaaaattaatatatgtgaaCATTCCTTTTTACGTGAAGATGGcggaatcaaaataaatattcaatttttatattaacttAACAAATCAATTATAGttaatagattttattttttttcatcctATAATCATAAAAAGATcatgaaatttattttgatgTGCAGGCAGTGGTGATTGTTCTCCAAGTCAAGTTGTAGTGGAACAAGTTAATCTTGGAGAAGTATCAGGAATTACAGAATTTCAGGTTAATATTAAGAATCCCGGTACATGCACACAAACGAGCATAGTGTTAGCATGTCATGATTTTAATTCAATTGAATTTCCGGACACTTCGGTCATCGATTGGGATGGAGAACATATATATGTCAAGCCAGATATATCTGATTATGGCTCGGTCAGCTTCAAGTATAGTTGGCCTCATCAAGAAACTATAACCTCGTCATCTTCCAGTAAATGTTGTtagactaaaaaaattatattaagattttgTAAAAGATGGAATAATATCTTACATTAAGTCATCACTATCTATctgaaattcataaaaaaataatatgttatttctCATGATTTTTTTGCATTACTATTCGATTAAAGTAAATTGTTgacaataaaaattatttgcaaaagaaaaaggttttaataatttatcatgtaCTTCCATTAACATATGAAATTATTTGATCAAAagaagttttaattatttagatattcttttgattataataaatatttttctaacattttataatttatgaaaattaaCTCTTATAGGTCATTTGTTAAATGTGATCATATATCTTGAATGCCATATTTTTCTATATGATTGTGTTTGTTGATGACTTAAAGTAGTTTCTCCTTTATTTTCGATGAATTGAATGAATtgataaatgaaataataaacatatttaataatattatatcatcaatcacttatataatttttaatacaaaGTTACAATTGATATATGTGTTTAaattaagtttaattattttatggATTATTAGGAGGCCCAACAAAGAAGAAGCCCACTTTATAAGGGATTGGgataatgatatattaattaattttatattaattaagggTCTTTCTACACATTAATAACTACTTTTTAT
This genomic window from Daucus carota subsp. sativus chromosome 7, DH1 v3.0, whole genome shotgun sequence contains:
- the LOC108195665 gene encoding uncharacterized protein LOC108195665 isoform X1 — translated: MILRGCFPMRFLMPKWLQYMSVAAKMVAMCDSYGEVSYVAKLFDGITQPSVFNSSSHLKASIKKISAASTALILMVPILPRFCEKIYRMAEGGSDYCSKKSDDFCGGAAIEVCEFVATLKFFDRFVSLEQELAQIKTSAVSNGSTKYTGGSYGADNAMQDEDSKDHLKHVLETQKKLYSGKKRQ
- the LOC108195665 gene encoding uncharacterized protein LOC108195665 isoform X2 — translated: MAEGGSDYCSKKSDDFCGGAAIEVCEFVATLKFFDRFVSLEQELAQIKTSAVSNGSTKYTGGSYGADNAMQDEDSKDHLKHVLETQKKLYSGKKRQ